One Streptosporangium sp. NBC_01495 DNA window includes the following coding sequences:
- a CDS encoding cytochrome c biogenesis CcdA family protein, translated as MSADLVGTVAGGSLVLALPIAVAAGLVSFLSPCVLPLVPGYLSYVTGMSADPRRGRMVAGIVLFVLGFASVFVAGGALFGGLGAALFGNAGIITRVLGALTIVLGLAFMGVIPGLQRDFRIHRLPAAGLAGAPLLGLVFGLGWTPCIGPTLAVVLTLGLNEGSAGRGALLAFAYALGLGLPFVAAGLLYSRALRTFKAVRRHSQLITRVGGVMLVVVGVLLVTGLWEQLVAMTQGWVGGFEPVI; from the coding sequence ATGAGCGCCGACCTCGTGGGCACCGTCGCCGGTGGCTCGCTGGTGCTGGCGCTGCCGATCGCGGTCGCGGCCGGGCTGGTGTCGTTCCTGTCGCCGTGCGTGCTGCCGCTGGTCCCCGGCTACCTGTCGTACGTGACCGGCATGAGCGCCGACCCCAGGCGGGGGCGCATGGTCGCGGGCATCGTGCTGTTCGTCCTCGGCTTCGCCTCCGTGTTCGTAGCCGGGGGAGCGCTCTTCGGCGGCCTCGGCGCGGCCCTGTTCGGCAACGCCGGGATCATCACGCGGGTGCTGGGCGCCCTCACGATCGTGCTCGGCCTCGCCTTCATGGGGGTCATCCCGGGCCTGCAGCGCGACTTCCGCATCCACCGGCTCCCGGCCGCCGGGCTGGCCGGGGCGCCCCTGCTCGGCCTGGTGTTCGGCCTGGGCTGGACCCCCTGCATCGGCCCCACCCTCGCGGTCGTGCTCACCCTCGGCCTGAACGAGGGCAGCGCCGGTCGCGGCGCGCTGCTCGCCTTCGCGTACGCGCTCGGCCTCGGTCTGCCGTTCGTGGCGGCCGGGCTGCTGTACAGCAGGGCACTGCGGACGTTCAAGGCGGTACGCCGGCACTCGCAGCTGATCACGCGGGTGGGCGGCGTCATGCTGGTCGTCGTCGGCGTGCTGCTCGTCACCGGGCTGTGGGAGCAGCTCGTCGCGATGACGCAGGGCTGGGTCGGCGGATTCGAGCCGGTGATCTGA
- a CDS encoding TlpA family protein disulfide reductase, whose product MRAQSFAAAVLLIAVAGCAGNQGSQPQTGDTRFVAGDGKITLFQAADRKVAPQVQGETLDGGTASLAAHKGKIVVLNFWASWCPPCRAEAPALKDIYAKTKADGVEFLGVDFKDRKADALAFERNHQPGYPSIFDQPGKVALSFQGTVPPAAIPATLIIDRQGRIAARALGAVKYNDLLDAVTKVGDER is encoded by the coding sequence ATGCGCGCACAATCCTTCGCCGCCGCCGTGCTGCTGATCGCCGTGGCGGGATGCGCCGGAAACCAGGGATCGCAGCCGCAGACCGGCGACACCCGCTTCGTGGCGGGTGACGGTAAGATCACCCTGTTCCAGGCCGCGGACCGCAAGGTCGCCCCGCAGGTTCAGGGGGAGACCCTCGACGGGGGCACCGCGTCCCTCGCGGCCCACAAGGGCAAGATCGTGGTGCTCAACTTCTGGGCCTCCTGGTGCCCGCCCTGCCGGGCCGAGGCGCCGGCGCTCAAGGACATCTACGCCAAGACGAAGGCGGACGGCGTGGAGTTCCTCGGCGTCGACTTCAAGGACCGCAAGGCCGACGCGCTCGCCTTCGAACGCAACCACCAGCCGGGCTACCCGAGCATCTTCGACCAGCCGGGCAAGGTCGCGCTCTCCTTCCAGGGCACGGTCCCGCCCGCGGCCATCCCCGCCACCCTGATCATCGACCGTCAGGGCCGGATCGCCGCCAGGGCCCTCGGCGCGGTCAAGTACAACGACCTCCTCGACGCGGTGACCAAGGTCGGCGATGAGCGATAA
- a CDS encoding histidine phosphatase family protein: MAETTVVHLLRHGEVHNPANVLYGRLPDYHLSDNGRQMAETVAKTVAGRDVTALFSSPLERAQETAAPFAAIFHLDVTVDERLIEAENIFEGLSLGRGDGLFRNPRFYRYLWNPLRPSWGERYTHLVSRMRAAIDAARDAARGHEAIMVSHQLPIWTIRLAAEGRRLPHDPRRRQCGLASLTSFSFEGNRLISVGYSEPAAALVKRPTVPGA, encoded by the coding sequence ATGGCTGAGACCACCGTCGTTCACCTCCTGCGCCACGGTGAGGTGCACAATCCCGCTAACGTCCTGTACGGCAGGCTTCCCGACTACCACCTCTCCGACAACGGCCGCCAGATGGCCGAGACGGTGGCGAAGACGGTCGCCGGACGGGACGTCACCGCGCTGTTCTCCTCGCCGCTGGAGCGTGCCCAGGAGACGGCGGCCCCGTTCGCCGCGATCTTCCACCTGGACGTCACGGTCGACGAGCGCCTCATCGAGGCCGAGAACATCTTCGAGGGCCTCTCCCTCGGCAGGGGCGACGGTCTCTTCCGCAACCCGCGCTTCTACCGCTACCTGTGGAACCCGCTCCGCCCCTCCTGGGGAGAGCGCTACACCCACCTGGTCAGCCGGATGAGGGCCGCGATCGACGCCGCCCGCGACGCGGCGCGCGGGCATGAGGCGATCATGGTCAGCCACCAGCTCCCGATCTGGACCATCAGGCTCGCGGCCGAGGGTAGGCGCCTGCCGCACGATCCGCGCCGCAGGCAGTGCGGTCTCGCCAGCCTGACGAGCTTCTCCTTCGAGGGAAACCGTCTGATCAGCGTCGGATACAGCGAGCCCGCGGCGGCGCTCGTCAAACGCCCCACTGTGCCGGGCGCCTGA